The Parashewanella tropica genome window below encodes:
- a CDS encoding aromatic amino acid transport family protein: MPLTSNSSISSNRESKWTYQDFTWVLSLFGTAVGAGILFLPIKAGVGGFWPLVILAVIAAPMTWFAHKSLARFVLSAKNQQADITDTAEEHFGKTGANLITLAYFFSIFPVVLIYGVGITNTVDSFMVHQLGVMSIPRWLLSGTLVLAMTGGVVFGKELMLKATMAMVYPLVFVLLALSIYLIPEWNTSMMEVTPDWSAMPSVIWLAIPVIVFSFNHSSMISQFSKEQRVIHGDKAVTKTDKVTGGAAIMLMGFVMFFVFSVVLSLSPEQLAEAKVKNISVLSYLANVHQSPLISWFGPLVAFTAITSSYFGHFLGAHEGLVGLVKSRTELSVATIEKTSLGVIVIVTWIVAVINPSILGMIETMGAPMITAILFLMPVFAMNKVPAMAKYKTSVPVQVFTVICGLAAMTSVIYSALH, translated from the coding sequence ATGCCGTTAACCTCCAATTCATCAATATCTTCTAATCGTGAATCGAAATGGACTTACCAAGATTTTACTTGGGTGCTGTCTTTATTTGGTACGGCGGTTGGCGCAGGGATCTTGTTTTTGCCAATCAAGGCAGGTGTTGGTGGATTCTGGCCATTGGTTATTTTAGCGGTAATTGCTGCTCCGATGACGTGGTTTGCACACAAAAGCCTCGCGCGGTTTGTATTGTCAGCGAAAAATCAACAAGCCGATATCACTGATACGGCTGAAGAGCATTTTGGTAAAACGGGGGCAAACCTAATTACCTTGGCGTATTTTTTTTCCATTTTTCCCGTTGTATTAATTTATGGGGTGGGCATTACCAACACAGTAGATTCTTTTATGGTGCATCAATTAGGTGTGATGTCCATTCCCCGCTGGCTGTTGTCAGGTACTTTAGTACTGGCTATGACAGGAGGGGTGGTATTTGGTAAAGAGCTGATGTTAAAAGCCACAATGGCTATGGTATATCCTCTCGTATTTGTGTTGCTCGCGTTATCGATATATCTGATCCCAGAGTGGAATACCTCAATGATGGAAGTCACGCCTGATTGGAGTGCTATGCCGAGTGTCATTTGGTTAGCGATCCCTGTGATTGTGTTTTCGTTTAATCACAGCTCCATGATCAGTCAGTTCTCTAAAGAACAACGGGTTATTCATGGGGACAAAGCGGTGACAAAAACCGACAAAGTAACTGGTGGAGCCGCAATCATGTTGATGGGATTTGTGATGTTCTTTGTATTCTCGGTTGTGCTTTCTTTATCCCCTGAGCAACTTGCTGAAGCAAAAGTGAAAAACATCAGTGTGTTGTCTTATTTGGCAAATGTACATCAATCACCGCTCATTTCATGGTTTGGTCCTTTGGTGGCGTTTACGGCAATTACTTCTAGTTATTTTGGGCATTTTCTTGGTGCTCATGAGGGCTTGGTTGGTTTGGTAAAGTCTCGAACTGAATTGTCTGTAGCCACTATCGAAAAAACGTCACTAGGCGTTATTGTGATCGTGACTTGGATCGTCGCCGTTATTAACCCCAGCATCTTGGGAATGATTGAAACCATGGGGGCGCCAATGATAACGGCGATTTTATTCCTGATGCCAGTATTTGCGATGAACAAAGTACCTGCTATGGCCAAGTATAAAACGTCCGTTCCAGTCCAAGTATTTACCGTTATTTGCGGTCTTGCCGCTATGACATCCGTGATCTATAGCGCATTGCATTAA
- a CDS encoding helix-turn-helix transcriptional regulator, with protein sequence MSEKNVPVVKLVPEEALLEPLPEHVKKRFEQALALMHDESNSLASWEQIATKSAISPFHFHRQFSRLFNETPGQYLSRHRLQMAVNLLFREQCGTVTEIAQQCGFSSSQALGKALKKSLGVTAKQVRKMAAEFTPTQSAEFIAKLAHPGKQHSLETELAKSIKAELIWYPKRSMKKLYLADLNWDSVIEHFGTKVTRLLGATPVSQLDNAWHQIEYVIGDWTRNEAEHDFVLPEGHYLCIEVLFSTDVAYSAALEALFAIAEQQELQIDEHAFFVEMVREIDSSQLGAVTFSFQLPIVKD encoded by the coding sequence ATGTCCGAAAAAAATGTTCCAGTGGTTAAACTGGTTCCTGAAGAGGCTTTATTAGAGCCGTTGCCTGAACACGTTAAAAAGCGCTTTGAACAAGCGTTAGCTCTGATGCATGATGAATCAAATTCGCTTGCATCATGGGAACAGATAGCCACAAAAAGTGCGATTTCTCCTTTTCACTTTCATCGCCAGTTTAGTCGCTTATTTAATGAAACACCTGGACAATATTTAAGTCGACATCGTTTGCAAATGGCGGTCAACTTATTGTTTCGTGAACAATGCGGAACGGTAACAGAAATCGCTCAGCAATGCGGTTTTTCGTCTTCTCAAGCGTTAGGCAAAGCCCTTAAAAAGAGCCTAGGGGTAACGGCCAAACAAGTTCGAAAAATGGCGGCTGAATTTACACCCACTCAAAGTGCTGAATTTATCGCTAAGCTTGCCCATCCTGGGAAACAACACTCTCTAGAAACTGAGCTCGCTAAGTCGATTAAAGCGGAATTAATTTGGTATCCCAAACGTTCCATGAAAAAACTCTATCTTGCCGATTTAAACTGGGATTCCGTTATCGAGCACTTTGGAACTAAAGTTACTCGGTTGTTAGGGGCGACGCCCGTCAGCCAACTGGATAACGCATGGCATCAAATCGAATACGTGATAGGAGATTGGACAAGGAACGAAGCAGAGCACGATTTTGTCCTTCCCGAAGGACACTACTTGTGTATTGAAGTCCTTTTTAGCACCGATGTGGCCTACAGTGCTGCTCTTGAAGCGTTATTTGCAATTGCTGAGCAACAAGAGTTACAGATTGATGAGCATGCTTTTTTTGTCGAGATGGTACGAGAGATTGATTCGTCTCAATTAGGAGCAGTGACATTTTCGTTTCAGTTGCCCATTGTCAAAGATTAA
- the acs gene encoding acetate--CoA ligase translates to MTNSDKREMFYPSQEVIEQANVSEYEKLYQYSVENREAFWAEQAETLSWYKKWDSVLDESNAPMYKWFDGGEINIVHNAIDRHLDNANRNKMAIIWEGENGEKRNFSYNGLNREVCQFANVLKSMGVEKGDIVTIYMPQIPELVFAMLACAKIGAVHSVVYGGFSTEALAQRIDDAHSRVLITADGGSRRGKKINLKAIADDAMKRTPSIEVCICVKNNNLDVEMEPTRDFWLHDLLALPIAGSKCETEQTSAEDPLFILYTSGTTGKPKGMLHTHGGYAVYTSTTHRMAFDIKPQDRWWCAADPGWITGHSYIVYGPLINGATIMLYDGAPNYPYPNRWWQIIENYGINILYTSPTAIRGLMRFGDRWPKKHDLSSLRLLGSVGEPINPEAWRWYHEVIGSGKCPIIDTWWQTETGGFMICPLPITPLKPGSATKPFFGNEVEIVNDDGEPAAPNEEGKLIIKNPWPGMARTVFKDDQRYKDLYWSQKDGQWRYLAGDSAKKDEDGYVWVIGRIDEVLKVSGYRLGTAEIESALVCHPAVTEAAAIGLPHELKGNAIHVYVTLKEGVVGNQDLINELKEHVGHEMGKIATPEDVQFVDALPKTRSGKIMRRVLKARALGQDEGDLSTLEE, encoded by the coding sequence ATGACCAACTCAGATAAGCGCGAGATGTTTTATCCAAGCCAAGAAGTCATCGAGCAAGCGAATGTCAGTGAATATGAAAAGTTGTATCAATATTCGGTGGAAAATCGAGAGGCTTTTTGGGCTGAGCAAGCGGAAACGTTAAGTTGGTATAAAAAATGGGATAGCGTGCTGGATGAGTCCAATGCGCCTATGTATAAGTGGTTCGATGGTGGCGAAATTAACATTGTTCACAACGCCATTGATCGCCATTTGGATAATGCCAATCGCAACAAAATGGCGATTATCTGGGAAGGTGAAAACGGCGAAAAGCGAAACTTTTCTTACAATGGCTTGAACCGTGAAGTCTGCCAATTTGCCAATGTGCTAAAAAGCATGGGTGTTGAAAAAGGCGATATTGTTACCATCTATATGCCGCAAATTCCTGAGTTGGTGTTCGCCATGTTGGCGTGTGCCAAAATAGGCGCCGTTCATTCTGTCGTTTATGGTGGCTTCAGTACTGAAGCCCTAGCTCAGCGTATTGATGATGCCCACTCAAGAGTCTTGATCACTGCCGACGGTGGCTCTCGTCGTGGTAAGAAAATCAATCTAAAAGCCATCGCCGATGATGCGATGAAGCGTACACCGAGCATCGAAGTTTGTATCTGCGTGAAGAACAATAACCTTGATGTTGAAATGGAGCCGACGCGTGACTTCTGGCTTCACGATTTACTTGCTCTGCCAATTGCCGGTTCTAAGTGTGAAACAGAGCAAACCAGTGCTGAAGATCCGTTGTTTATCTTGTATACCTCGGGCACTACAGGTAAGCCAAAAGGCATGCTGCATACTCACGGCGGTTATGCAGTGTATACCTCAACCACTCATCGCATGGCGTTTGATATTAAGCCACAAGACCGTTGGTGGTGTGCGGCCGATCCGGGCTGGATCACTGGTCACAGTTATATTGTCTATGGGCCATTGATTAATGGCGCGACGATTATGTTATACGATGGTGCACCAAACTATCCGTATCCAAATCGCTGGTGGCAGATTATTGAAAACTATGGCATCAACATTCTTTATACCTCGCCTACGGCGATTCGTGGATTAATGCGCTTTGGTGATCGTTGGCCGAAAAAGCATGATCTTTCAAGTTTAAGGCTGCTCGGTAGTGTTGGGGAGCCCATTAACCCAGAAGCATGGCGTTGGTATCACGAAGTGATTGGTAGTGGTAAATGCCCGATCATTGATACTTGGTGGCAGACCGAAACAGGTGGTTTCATGATTTGTCCACTACCAATTACGCCACTAAAACCGGGATCAGCGACTAAGCCGTTCTTTGGTAATGAAGTGGAAATTGTTAATGATGATGGTGAACCTGCTGCACCAAATGAAGAAGGGAAACTGATCATCAAAAACCCATGGCCGGGGATGGCGCGTACCGTATTTAAGGATGATCAACGTTATAAAGATTTATATTGGAGCCAAAAGGACGGTCAGTGGCGTTATTTAGCCGGTGACAGTGCTAAAAAAGATGAAGATGGCTACGTGTGGGTCATTGGTCGTATTGATGAAGTGCTTAAAGTCAGTGGTTATCGCTTGGGTACCGCAGAAATTGAAAGTGCACTTGTTTGTCATCCAGCGGTTACAGAAGCGGCAGCGATAGGCTTACCACACGAGCTCAAAGGCAATGCGATTCATGTGTATGTGACGTTGAAAGAGGGCGTGGTTGGTAATCAAGATTTGATTAATGAACTTAAAGAACACGTTGGTCATGAGATGGGTAAAATCGCCACGCCAGAAGACGTGCAATTTGTTGATGCTCTGCCTAAAACTCGTTCTGGTAAAATCATGCGCCGCGTCTTAAAAGCGCGTGCACTTGGGCAGGATGAAGGTGATTTAAGTACCTTAGAAGAGTAG
- a CDS encoding DUF1852 domain-containing protein, with product MEKRFTFSINSSSLDENYHPSDSTRITTNFANLARGEQRQQNLRNALTMIDNSFNALAHWDNPKGNRYSVELEIISVDVDVEGQGHSFPSIEVLKTYIVDHKTNQRIEGIVGNNFSSYVRDYDFSVLLLNHNKDKPSFTIPDNFGDLHGKLFQHFVASEIYQAHFKKPPVICLSVSDNKIYHQTENQHPVLGYEYLPNESSLTEQYFKKMSLQVRYFMPPNSVAPLAFYFFGDLLNDYTNLELISTISTMETFQKIYRPEIYNANAAAGKCYQPNLQNLDHSLTQIVYDREERSLLATKQGKFAEEYFIKPYQTILEQWSANYA from the coding sequence ATGGAAAAACGCTTTACCTTCTCAATTAACAGCAGCTCTCTCGACGAAAATTACCATCCGTCCGATAGTACAAGGATCACCACCAATTTTGCGAATTTGGCGAGAGGAGAGCAACGCCAACAAAATTTGCGTAATGCGTTAACTATGATAGATAACAGCTTTAACGCACTTGCACACTGGGATAACCCTAAAGGTAACCGTTATTCTGTTGAACTTGAGATTATTTCTGTTGATGTGGATGTCGAAGGTCAAGGCCACAGCTTTCCATCCATCGAAGTGCTAAAAACCTATATTGTTGATCATAAAACCAATCAGCGAATCGAAGGGATTGTTGGCAATAATTTTTCTTCTTATGTGCGTGATTATGATTTCAGTGTGTTGCTGTTAAATCACAACAAAGATAAACCATCATTTACCATTCCTGATAATTTTGGTGATCTCCACGGCAAGTTATTTCAGCATTTTGTCGCATCAGAGATCTATCAAGCACACTTTAAAAAGCCACCTGTGATTTGCTTGAGTGTTTCGGATAATAAGATCTATCACCAAACCGAAAATCAGCACCCGGTATTGGGATATGAATATCTGCCCAATGAGTCTTCTCTAACCGAGCAGTACTTCAAAAAAATGAGCTTACAAGTACGTTACTTTATGCCTCCTAATAGTGTTGCACCTTTGGCCTTTTATTTCTTCGGTGATCTTCTCAACGATTACACCAATCTTGAGCTGATAAGTACCATCAGCACCATGGAAACCTTCCAAAAAATTTATCGTCCAGAAATTTACAACGCCAATGCCGCCGCAGGTAAATGCTACCAACCGAATTTGCAAAATTTGGATCATTCATTAACTCAAATCGTCTATGACCGAGAAGAGCGCAGTCTGTTGGCGACAAAACAAGGAAAATTTGCTGAAGAATACTTCATCAAACCTTACCAAACCATTCTTGAGCAATGGTCTGCCAATTACGCCTGA
- a CDS encoding methionine synthase, which produces MKTLLPTSTAGSLPKPSWLAQPEVLWSPWKMQGEELLAGKQDALKVSLQEQQIAGIDIVSDGEQTRQHFVTTFIEHLDGVDFENRKTVKIRDRYDASVPTVVGPVSRPKSVFVKDAAFLRQQTQQPIKWALPGPMTMIDTLYDDHYKSREKLAWEFAKILNQEAKELEAAGVDIIQFDEPAFNVFFDDVNDWGIACLERAIEGLKCETAVHICYGYGIKANTDWKKTLGSEWRQYEEIFPKLQKSNIDIISLECQHSHVPIELIELVRGKKVMVGAIDVASNTVETPEQVAETLRQALKYVDADKLYPCTNCGMAPLPRQVARGKLNALSAGAEIVRKELST; this is translated from the coding sequence ATGAAAACACTATTACCGACATCAACGGCAGGCAGCCTGCCTAAACCTTCTTGGCTAGCACAGCCTGAAGTCCTTTGGTCACCATGGAAAATGCAAGGTGAAGAATTACTCGCAGGGAAGCAAGATGCACTGAAAGTATCCCTGCAAGAACAGCAAATCGCGGGGATTGATATCGTCAGCGATGGTGAGCAAACTCGCCAACACTTCGTCACCACTTTTATTGAGCACCTAGATGGCGTTGATTTCGAAAACCGTAAAACCGTAAAAATCAGAGACCGTTACGATGCCAGCGTTCCCACGGTTGTCGGTCCCGTAAGTCGCCCTAAATCGGTGTTTGTTAAAGATGCCGCTTTCTTACGCCAACAAACCCAGCAACCAATAAAGTGGGCTCTGCCTGGCCCAATGACCATGATAGACACCTTATATGACGATCATTATAAAAGCCGTGAAAAGCTGGCGTGGGAGTTTGCCAAAATTCTCAACCAAGAAGCCAAAGAACTCGAAGCCGCTGGCGTGGATATTATCCAATTCGATGAACCTGCGTTTAATGTCTTCTTTGATGACGTCAACGACTGGGGTATTGCTTGTCTAGAACGCGCTATCGAAGGTCTAAAATGCGAAACCGCCGTACACATTTGTTATGGCTATGGCATAAAGGCCAACACCGACTGGAAGAAAACCCTCGGCTCTGAGTGGCGACAATATGAGGAAATCTTTCCAAAATTACAAAAATCCAATATCGATATTATTTCTCTAGAATGTCAGCACTCACATGTCCCTATCGAACTGATTGAATTAGTTCGTGGTAAAAAAGTTATGGTCGGAGCCATTGATGTTGCAAGCAATACGGTTGAAACACCTGAGCAAGTCGCCGAAACACTCAGGCAAGCACTCAAGTATGTAGATGCCGACAAACTCTACCCTTGCACGAATTGCGGCATGGCTCCTTTGCCTCGTCAAGTCGCAAGGGGCAAGCTCAATGCATTAAGTGCAGGGGCTGAAATTGTTCGCAAAGAGTTATCGACATAA
- a CDS encoding LysR family transcriptional regulator yields MLERVHLEILTAIKEHGTLTKAANALHLSQSALSHSIKKLESQIDTNIWEKEGRKLRLTAAGERIQSLANRVLPQFAHTELLLNQIAKGEIGILRIGMECHPCYQWLLKVIEPYLSQWPDVDIDVKQEFQFGALGALHNFEIDVIITPDPLFTPKVQYIPVFEYEHKLVVSSDHPLAIQECITPEQLSDQVLFSYPVEPDRLDIYTQFLRPAKSTVKQHKTIETTEIMLQMVAAGRGVCALPGWLIDEYSKSMPIKSLRFGEDGIHKQIHIGIRKDDKNINYLKDFITQAQQTV; encoded by the coding sequence GTGTTAGAAAGAGTTCACTTAGAAATACTGACCGCAATTAAAGAACATGGAACCCTAACCAAGGCAGCTAACGCCCTGCATTTATCTCAATCCGCCCTCAGCCACAGCATCAAAAAACTAGAGAGCCAAATTGATACCAATATATGGGAAAAAGAGGGACGAAAGCTCAGGCTTACCGCGGCTGGAGAGCGTATTCAATCACTAGCGAATCGGGTGTTACCACAATTCGCACATACTGAACTGCTACTAAATCAAATCGCTAAAGGCGAAATAGGGATATTAAGAATTGGTATGGAGTGCCATCCTTGTTATCAGTGGCTATTAAAAGTCATTGAACCCTACCTTTCACAATGGCCTGATGTTGATATTGATGTTAAGCAAGAATTCCAATTTGGGGCACTTGGCGCACTGCACAATTTTGAAATTGACGTTATTATCACCCCCGACCCTTTGTTTACTCCTAAAGTACAATACATACCCGTCTTTGAATATGAGCATAAACTGGTGGTTTCTAGCGACCATCCACTTGCGATTCAAGAGTGTATTACACCAGAGCAATTAAGCGACCAAGTGCTATTTAGCTACCCTGTTGAACCAGACCGTTTAGATATCTACACCCAATTTTTAAGACCAGCAAAGAGCACGGTTAAACAGCATAAAACCATTGAAACGACAGAGATCATGTTGCAAATGGTGGCCGCTGGTCGTGGCGTTTGTGCACTTCCAGGTTGGTTAATTGATGAGTATTCTAAATCAATGCCAATCAAAAGCCTGCGCTTTGGTGAAGATGGGATCCACAAACAAATACATATCGGGATCCGTAAAGACGATAAAAACATTAATTACCTCAAAGACTTTATTACTCAAGCTCAGCAAACAGTTTAA
- a CDS encoding exonuclease domain-containing protein has protein sequence MLFQRWFGLNALRERQYKKAPEGPLKSFLSTPFPDPKTPIKDVQLLALDFETTGLNPKKDHILSVGCTPMHHGVIHLANSLHTVVNHNIELERENVQIHQITDTEQAQGQPLEQVVEQLLTQLAGRVMLVHFAHIERSFLQQACLQLYGMSPVFPIIDTLQIAKRRFDLSDTAYDPSRLRLVNLRQEYGLPPHFEHNALNDAIATGELLLAQLSRLEQGMGTKLKTLLC, from the coding sequence ATGTTATTTCAACGCTGGTTTGGACTCAATGCTCTGCGAGAGCGTCAATATAAAAAAGCGCCTGAAGGTCCACTAAAATCCTTTTTATCTACGCCGTTTCCCGACCCTAAAACTCCAATAAAAGACGTACAGTTATTGGCGTTGGATTTTGAAACCACAGGGCTGAATCCTAAAAAAGATCATATATTATCTGTGGGTTGTACCCCTATGCATCATGGTGTCATTCACCTTGCGAATAGTTTACATACTGTTGTGAATCACAATATCGAGCTTGAGCGAGAAAATGTACAAATTCATCAAATTACCGATACTGAGCAAGCTCAAGGTCAGCCATTGGAGCAAGTAGTAGAACAGTTATTAACGCAATTGGCGGGAAGAGTGATGCTGGTTCACTTTGCGCATATTGAGCGCAGTTTTTTGCAGCAGGCTTGCTTGCAGTTATATGGCATGTCTCCGGTATTTCCCATTATCGATACCCTACAAATTGCCAAACGCCGCTTTGATTTGAGTGATACGGCGTATGATCCGTCTCGGTTAAGATTGGTCAACTTACGGCAAGAATACGGCTTGCCACCCCACTTTGAACACAATGCCCTTAACGACGCGATAGCCACAGGGGAGTTGTTGTTGGCACAGTTGTCCCGATTGGAACAGGGCATGGGTACAAAATTAAAGACATTGCTGTGTTAG
- a CDS encoding DUF294 nucleotidyltransferase-like domain-containing protein encodes MSGELAEISTFIKASNPFDTLPDVVLEQMSKQVQICYVRQGESLPPQGISTPSLYIIRKGTLSVINNDQQLIEKLAEGDICSLFCETGADTDIQVQADEDVLLYAFEFETLLEICTRYPYIGEFFTKPAAERLSAQVSKINEQAVVSSTLMNRAIGDFFSSPAITIEETTSLQAAAQTMTERNFSSLLVVKEQQLVGIVTDKDFRRRGMAQGLAITAPVSKIMTTDVQMIDVNCSAYEALIKMNSRGIHHLPVSQNGQLAGMVTITDLMRQESLSSVNVSSMIAKAQNVDELAQISDLLPKLQISMAKLGTSADNVGKTMSAIADAFTCKLIDLAKAHLGNEPVPFAWVSAGSQARQEQTVSSDQDNALIIDDSMQEAHRPWFTQMAQFVCDGLARCGYPYCPGDVMASNDKWRQTQAVWHRYFAQWIDKPEPKALMHCSIFFDMRSVYGKESLLADIRQQMLEKTRDNTLFLAHLSANAIKLRPPLGFFRDFVLTDNGKHKNTLDLKHNGIAPVVDLARIYALSEGIEEVNTLKRLTHAMGTSSLTQGSGKSLFSAFEFLTMSKVKHQAKQLLEGEETDCFISPNALSKLDREHLKDAFKVIKDMQSVRQTTYG; translated from the coding sequence ATGAGCGGTGAATTGGCAGAAATTTCGACTTTTATTAAGGCAAGCAATCCGTTTGATACGCTCCCTGATGTTGTTTTGGAGCAGATGAGCAAACAGGTTCAGATCTGCTACGTACGCCAAGGCGAATCACTGCCTCCACAGGGCATTTCGACGCCGAGTTTATACATTATTCGCAAGGGAACATTATCGGTCATCAATAATGATCAGCAGCTTATTGAGAAGCTGGCTGAGGGTGATATTTGCAGTTTGTTTTGTGAAACAGGTGCTGATACAGATATTCAAGTACAAGCTGACGAAGATGTGTTGCTGTATGCCTTTGAGTTCGAAACATTATTAGAAATCTGCACTCGCTATCCATATATCGGAGAGTTTTTTACTAAACCCGCAGCCGAGCGCTTGTCGGCACAGGTGTCGAAAATTAATGAGCAGGCGGTGGTTTCTTCCACCTTAATGAACCGCGCTATTGGCGACTTTTTCAGTAGCCCTGCAATCACCATAGAAGAAACCACCAGTTTACAAGCGGCGGCTCAAACCATGACTGAGCGTAATTTCTCATCGTTATTGGTGGTTAAAGAGCAGCAATTGGTTGGAATTGTGACCGACAAAGATTTTCGACGTCGAGGTATGGCACAAGGATTGGCAATCACGGCTCCGGTATCAAAGATCATGACTACAGATGTGCAGATGATAGATGTCAATTGCAGTGCTTATGAAGCATTAATCAAAATGAACAGTCGAGGCATCCATCATTTACCCGTTAGTCAAAATGGGCAATTGGCAGGGATGGTGACTATCACTGATTTGATGAGGCAAGAAAGTTTAAGCTCAGTTAATGTATCTTCTATGATTGCCAAAGCACAGAATGTGGATGAATTGGCTCAAATTTCAGATTTATTGCCTAAGCTGCAAATTAGCATGGCAAAACTCGGCACCTCTGCTGATAACGTCGGTAAAACCATGAGTGCGATTGCCGATGCCTTTACCTGTAAGCTTATTGATTTAGCCAAAGCGCATTTGGGAAATGAACCTGTGCCGTTTGCGTGGGTCAGTGCCGGATCTCAAGCAAGGCAAGAGCAAACCGTCAGTTCCGATCAGGATAATGCCTTGATCATTGATGACAGCATGCAGGAGGCGCATCGCCCATGGTTTACTCAAATGGCGCAGTTTGTCTGCGACGGTTTAGCGCGCTGTGGCTACCCCTATTGTCCCGGTGATGTGATGGCGAGTAATGATAAATGGCGCCAAACTCAAGCGGTGTGGCATCGCTATTTTGCGCAATGGATCGATAAACCAGAGCCGAAAGCCCTCATGCATTGCAGTATCTTTTTTGATATGCGCAGCGTATATGGCAAAGAGTCTTTGCTTGCTGATATACGTCAGCAAATGCTGGAAAAAACGCGGGACAATACCTTATTTTTGGCGCACCTATCTGCAAATGCCATCAAACTCAGGCCGCCGTTAGGCTTCTTTCGAGATTTTGTGTTGACCGATAACGGCAAGCATAAAAATACGCTGGATTTAAAACACAACGGTATCGCGCCTGTGGTGGATTTAGCACGAATTTATGCCTTATCGGAAGGTATTGAAGAAGTGAATACTCTTAAACGGTTAACTCACGCCATGGGAACGTCATCATTAACTCAAGGTTCAGGAAAAAGCCTATTTTCGGCCTTTGAGTTTTTGACCATGTCGAAAGTAAAACACCAAGCCAAGCAATTGTTAGAGGGAGAAGAAACCGATTGTTTCATCTCACCCAACGCTTTATCAAAGCTGGATAGAGAGCATTTAAAAGATGCTTTTAAGGTGATTAAAGACATGCAAAGCGTGCGGCAAACCACCTACGGTTAA
- a CDS encoding DUF4212 domain-containing protein, whose translation METQNSYWAENLRLILICLAIWFVSSFGFGLLLVEPLNEFRLGGYKLGFWFAQQGSIYVFVALIFWYSSQMNKLDKKYNVEES comes from the coding sequence GTGGAAACACAAAATAGTTACTGGGCGGAAAATTTACGCCTGATCCTGATCTGCCTCGCCATTTGGTTTGTTTCCTCATTTGGCTTTGGCTTACTGCTGGTAGAGCCGTTAAATGAGTTCCGACTAGGTGGTTACAAGCTGGGTTTCTGGTTTGCACAACAGGGATCCATTTATGTGTTTGTAGCACTTATTTTTTGGTATTCATCGCAAATGAATAAGCTCGACAAAAAATATAATGTAGAGGAAAGCTGA